One stretch of Clavibacter michiganensis DNA includes these proteins:
- a CDS encoding proteasome assembly chaperone family protein, with amino-acid sequence MADADGLYEIDTDIGEVPTGLPLVAGLTGFSDAGSGVSQVSEYLLSTLSHRDVLRFDTDTLLDYRARRPTIYFDQDHLADYRPARLALYLAHDEIGQPFLLLTGFEPDFRWEAFTAAVLGIVDRYRVSTTTWVHAIPMPVPHTRDINVTVSGNRTELIDALSVWKPNTQVPANALHLVEHRLHDAGHPVAGFVLLVPHYLADTEFPLAAVAALESISAATGLIFPTDRLREEGRDFVGRIDEQVAGNQELARLVTTLEERYDSYMEDTPLKSPLTDEDGALPTADEIAAELEKFLARRRPGDGDAA; translated from the coding sequence ATGGCAGATGCGGACGGACTGTACGAGATCGACACCGACATCGGCGAGGTCCCGACCGGCCTGCCCCTGGTCGCCGGGCTGACCGGTTTCTCCGACGCGGGATCCGGCGTGTCCCAGGTCAGCGAGTACCTCCTGAGCACCCTGAGCCACCGCGACGTGCTGCGCTTCGACACCGACACCCTCCTCGACTACCGTGCCCGCCGCCCCACCATCTACTTCGACCAGGACCACCTCGCCGACTATCGACCGGCCCGGCTGGCGCTCTACCTGGCGCACGACGAGATCGGGCAGCCGTTCCTCCTGCTCACCGGGTTCGAGCCCGACTTCCGCTGGGAGGCGTTCACCGCGGCCGTCCTGGGGATCGTCGACCGCTACCGGGTCTCGACGACCACCTGGGTGCACGCCATCCCCATGCCGGTCCCGCACACGCGCGACATCAACGTCACCGTGAGCGGGAACCGCACCGAGCTGATCGACGCGCTCAGCGTGTGGAAGCCGAACACCCAAGTGCCGGCGAACGCGCTGCACCTGGTGGAGCACCGCCTGCACGACGCCGGGCACCCCGTCGCGGGATTCGTGCTCCTCGTCCCGCACTACCTCGCGGACACGGAGTTCCCCCTCGCCGCTGTCGCCGCGTTGGAGAGCATCAGCGCGGCCACGGGCCTCATCTTCCCGACCGACCGCCTCCGCGAGGAGGGCCGCGACTTCGTCGGCCGCATCGACGAGCAGGTGGCGGGCAACCAGGAGCTGGCGCGCCTGGTCACGACGCTCGAGGAGCGCTACGACAGCTACATGGAGGACACGCCCCTGAAGTCGCCGCTCACCGACGAGGACGGGGCGCTGCCGACGGCGGACGAGATCGCGGCCGAGCTGGAGAAGTTCCTCGCACGGCGCCGCCCCGGCGACGGCGACGCGGCCTGA
- a CDS encoding MFS transporter produces MSTRRARIVLGVAMVAYLSSVLQRGSLGIASVEAGERFHVSASLLSTLAVTQLVVYAALQIPVGVLIDRIGPRALLATGALLMVAGQVTLALSTSLEVAIVGRMLVGAGDAMTFVSGLRLINSWFSGPRVPVLSQWFANVGQLGQVLSAIPLSLVLHTAGWTPAFLGSASLAVVALIAVVVAVRDRPAGDAPPPRLPWGDSMRELGRSLRRPGTQLGFWSHFVTQSSGVVFSLLWGFPFLVGALGYSPALASGLLIVIVASGMVVGPVIGILTGRFPFRRSNLVLGVVAMMGAAWAVLLLWPGTPPLPVVVLVVVAIGIGGPGSQVGLDFARTFNPPRSLGAASGIVNVAGFTASFTMMLLIGIALDVQDGIRVAGGAPSDLYAFDSFRVAFAVQYLVVGFGAVMLVRTRRRTRRLLADEGIRVGPLWVAYLDRRRRRRT; encoded by the coding sequence ATGAGCACCCGCCGCGCCCGCATCGTCCTCGGCGTGGCCATGGTCGCGTACCTCTCCTCCGTTCTCCAGCGCGGGTCGCTCGGCATCGCGTCCGTCGAGGCGGGGGAGCGCTTCCACGTCTCGGCATCGCTGCTCTCGACGCTCGCCGTCACGCAGCTCGTCGTGTACGCCGCGCTGCAGATCCCGGTCGGCGTGCTGATCGATCGGATCGGCCCGCGCGCTCTGCTCGCGACCGGCGCGCTGCTCATGGTGGCCGGGCAGGTCACCCTGGCGCTCTCCACGTCGCTCGAGGTCGCGATCGTCGGACGCATGCTCGTGGGCGCCGGCGACGCGATGACGTTCGTGTCGGGTCTGCGACTCATCAACTCCTGGTTCTCGGGTCCCCGCGTGCCGGTGCTGTCGCAGTGGTTCGCCAACGTCGGGCAGCTCGGGCAGGTGCTCTCGGCGATCCCGCTCTCGCTCGTGCTGCACACGGCGGGGTGGACGCCCGCGTTCCTGGGGTCCGCGTCCCTCGCCGTCGTCGCCCTCATCGCGGTCGTCGTGGCCGTGCGCGACCGGCCCGCGGGGGACGCGCCACCTCCCCGGCTGCCGTGGGGCGACTCGATGCGCGAGCTCGGCCGGAGCCTGCGTCGCCCGGGGACGCAGCTTGGTTTCTGGTCCCACTTCGTCACGCAGTCGTCGGGTGTGGTATTCAGCCTGCTCTGGGGCTTCCCGTTCCTCGTGGGCGCCCTGGGGTACAGCCCGGCGCTCGCGTCCGGGCTCCTCATCGTGATCGTGGCGTCCGGGATGGTGGTGGGGCCCGTGATCGGCATCCTCACCGGGCGATTCCCGTTCCGGCGCTCCAACCTCGTCCTCGGCGTCGTGGCGATGATGGGCGCGGCCTGGGCGGTCCTGCTCCTCTGGCCGGGCACGCCCCCGCTGCCGGTCGTGGTCCTCGTGGTCGTCGCGATCGGCATCGGCGGCCCCGGCTCGCAGGTCGGTCTCGACTTCGCGCGCACGTTCAACCCTCCCCGGAGCCTCGGCGCGGCGTCCGGCATCGTGAACGTCGCCGGGTTCACCGCGAGCTTCACGATGATGCTGCTCATCGGCATCGCTCTCGACGTGCAGGACGGGATCCGGGTCGCGGGCGGGGCGCCGAGCGACCTCTACGCGTTCGACTCCTTCCGCGTCGCCTTCGCCGTGCAGTACCTCGTCGTCGGCTTCGGCGCGGTGATGCTGGTGCGCACCCGGCGGCGGACGCGGCGGCTCCTGGCGGACGAGGGAATACGGGTGGGGCCCCTCTGGGTTGCCTACCTCGACAGGCGACGCCGACGCCGCACATGA